From a single Lactococcus carnosus genomic region:
- a CDS encoding helix-turn-helix domain-containing protein — MSDIRKLKHMTQEELSAKSGISTHMIWKYEKDVKNLRKASYEKVEYLAKALGVSVDDIFLTDTSVFLKRIEHKDLVN; from the coding sequence TTGAGTGACATCAGAAAATTGAAGCACATGACACAAGAGGAGCTTTCTGCAAAGTCTGGAATATCTACTCATATGATTTGGAAGTATGAAAAAGATGTTAAAAACTTAAGAAAAGCTAGCTACGAAAAAGTTGAGTATTTAGCTAAAGCTCTTGGTGTATCTGTTGATGATATTTTTTTAACTGACACTTCGGTTTTTCTGAAACGAATTGAACACAAGGACCTTGTTAACTAG
- a CDS encoding DUF3102 domain-containing protein, with translation MITAEINSYKQIAGQSIWEIGRRLNYVKENDLVHGEFMNWLESINMNYRVANKFMNIAKELPNMTTSSNLSYEALYLITTLPEENKREEVKKIAEGNPSTTREVQELKKQLKQKDERISALESAEPRVIEKRVEVPPSDYYSLQRANETLTSELLRSSEKVKQVESTKSLLEARYKLLESESREAKELKKHIDSLRDEKDSINNQVKLLTEFNKKTKDLKRAFDEELASLHLIAHFIMRLNYFKQMQV, from the coding sequence GTGATTACTGCTGAAATCAACTCATACAAACAGATTGCAGGTCAATCAATATGGGAAATCGGTAGACGGTTGAATTACGTTAAAGAAAATGACTTGGTTCATGGAGAGTTCATGAATTGGCTAGAAAGTATAAATATGAATTATAGAGTAGCCAACAAATTCATGAACATAGCAAAAGAATTACCAAATATGACTACGTCGTCAAATTTGAGTTATGAAGCTCTCTATTTGATAACTACCTTACCAGAAGAAAATAAGCGAGAAGAAGTTAAAAAAATAGCAGAAGGAAATCCATCTACTACTAGAGAAGTACAAGAACTTAAAAAGCAACTCAAACAAAAAGACGAGCGCATAAGCGCACTAGAAAGCGCTGAGCCTCGTGTAATAGAAAAGCGTGTGGAAGTTCCACCGTCTGACTATTACAGCCTACAGCGTGCTAATGAGACCTTAACAAGCGAGTTGCTAAGGTCTAGCGAGAAAGTGAAGCAAGTAGAATCTACTAAGTCGCTATTAGAAGCTAGATACAAACTTCTTGAATCCGAAAGCCGAGAAGCTAAAGAGTTAAAAAAGCATATAGACAGCTTGCGTGACGAAAAAGATTCAATCAACAATCAAGTTAAATTACTAACTGAATTTAACAAGAAAACAAAAGATTTGAAACGTGCATTTGATGAAGAGTTAGCAAGTCTACATTTGATAGCCCACTTTATAATGCGATTAAATTATTTCAAGCAAATGCAGGTGTAA
- a CDS encoding helix-turn-helix domain-containing protein, producing MFAKNLKNLRLQHNMEQIDLAYRLGRKSSSSISEWESGKYTPKAGILSDIAEIFNISLSDLMDKDLSETTQTKSSTKTILDNIFGKLEKPRQEIVINTAKEQLDEQNKDKVIKLFPYNVQEKLSAGTGYDYEGNSSHDIAYYDKEIDYDFASWVFGDSMIPDYPNGDVALIKQCPFDYDGQVYAVDWDGQSYIKKVYKEENGLRLVSTNEKYSDKFAPFSEEPRIIGKVVGSFTPIEK from the coding sequence ATGTTTGCTAAAAATCTTAAAAACCTAAGACTTCAACATAATATGGAACAAATAGATTTAGCTTATAGATTAGGTAGAAAGAGTTCATCTTCTATCAGTGAATGGGAAAGTGGAAAATACACCCCTAAAGCTGGTATCTTGTCGGATATAGCCGAGATATTCAATATATCTTTATCTGATTTAATGGATAAAGATTTATCGGAAACTACACAAACTAAATCATCTACCAAAACTATCCTTGATAATATCTTTGGAAAGCTCGAAAAGCCAAGGCAAGAAATTGTTATCAATACAGCTAAAGAACAATTAGACGAACAAAACAAGGATAAAGTAATCAAGTTATTTCCTTATAACGTTCAAGAAAAATTGTCAGCTGGTACTGGTTATGATTATGAAGGTAATAGTTCGCACGATATTGCTTACTACGATAAAGAAATCGATTACGATTTCGCTAGTTGGGTGTTTGGTGATTCGATGATACCAGATTATCCGAATGGCGATGTTGCTTTAATTAAGCAATGCCCGTTTGATTATGACGGTCAAGTTTATGCTGTTGATTGGGACGGACAAAGTTATATTAAGAAAGTCTATAAAGAAGAAAACGGATTGAGACTTGTTTCTACAAACGAGAAGTACAGCGACAAGTTCGCACCTTTCTCAGAAGAACCAAGAATCATTGGTAAAGTCGTTGGGAGTTTCAC